One Phyllostomus discolor isolate MPI-MPIP mPhyDis1 chromosome 10, mPhyDis1.pri.v3, whole genome shotgun sequence genomic window carries:
- the LOC114508039 gene encoding ADP/ATP translocase 3-like, with the protein MMEEVISFAKDFLAGGVTAAISKTTVAPIERVKLLLQVQHASKQITVDKQYKGIVDCILRIPKEQGVLSFWRGNLANVIYYFPTQAFNFAFKDKYRQVFLGGVDKHTQFWRYFAGNLASGGAAGATSLCFVYPLDFARTRLAVDVGKSDIERQFKGLGHCLVKIIKSDGIRGLYQGFNVSVQSIILYRAAYFGLYDTAKGMLPDSKNTHIAMNWTIAQIVTAVAGLVSYPFDTVRRRMMMQSGLKEAEIMYRGTVHCWRKIFKDEGCKAFYKGAWSNVLRGMGGGFVLVLYDELKKVI; encoded by the coding sequence ATGATGGAAGAGGTCATTTCCTTTGCCAAGGACTTCCTGGCTGGAGGCGTCACAGCCGCCATCTCCAAAACGACCGTGGCCCCGATTGAGCGGGTCAAGCTGCTGCTGCAGGTGCAACATGCCAGTAAACAGATCACAGTGGACAAGCAGTACAAGGGCATTGTGGACTGCATCTTGCGTATCCCCAAGGAACAGGGTGTGCTGTCCTTCTGGAGGGGCAACCTGGCCAACGTCATCTACTACTTTCCTACGCAAGCCTTCAACTTTGCCTTCAAGGATAAATACAGGCAGGTCTTTCTGGGGGGCGTGGACAAGCACACACAGTTCTGGAGGTATTTTGCTGGCAACCTGGCCTCTGGTGGGGCAGCCGGAGCCACCTCCCTTTGCTTCGTCTACCCCCTGGATTTCGCCAGAACCCGTCTGGCTGTTGACGTGGGGAAATCTGACATCGAGCGGCAGTTTAAAGGCCTGGGACACTGTCTGGTGAAGATCATAAAGTCTGACGGCATCCGTGGCCTGTACCAGGGCTTCAACGTCTCCGTGCAGAGCATCATCCTCTACCGGGCTGCCTACTTCGGCTTGTATGACACGGCcaaaggcatgctccctgactccAAGAACACACACATCGCAATGAATTGGACCATCGCACAGATAGTGACGGCTGTGGCAGGCTTAGTCTCCTACCCCTTCGACACTGTGCGGAGGCGGATGATGATGCAGTCCGGGCTCAAAGAAGCTGAGATCATGTACAGGGGGACTGTCCACTGCTGGAGGAAGATCTTCAAGGATGAGGGATGCAAAGCCTTCTACAAAGGCGCCTGGTCCAATGTCCTCAGGGGCATGGGCGGTGGCTTTGTGCTGGTCCTTTACGACGAGCTGAAGAAAGTCATCTAG